CTTTACGTTTACGATATTGACGATTTACAGCAGGTTGTTGAGGCTAACATAAGAGAAAGGCTTAGGGAAGCAGAGGTAGCAAAAGAAATTATTGAAGGTTACGTTGAAAGGTTTATCCGTTGGCTGAGGGAACTTGAGGTTGCTCCACTCATTGCGGAGCTAAAGGAAAAGGCTGAGACAATAAGGAAGGCAGAGCTTGAAAAGAGACTGCCGGCTTTAGGTCTTACGCCTGAGCAGGCTAAAGAGGTGGACAACATAACAAGAATCATCATAAATAAACTTCTCCATCAACCTATAACGAGCGTCAAAAGAAAAGCAACGGAAGAGGAAACCCGTTACCACGTTGTTCAGATATTCAAGGAGATTTTTGGTTTAGGGAAAGAATAAGGGCGGGTAGCCCCCGCCCTTTGAATTAGTCCTCTAAGGTTGAGAGGTCTCCGGGATCCATTCCAAGCTCTTTGGCTTTGAGAACCCGCCTCATAATCTTTCCGCTTCTTGTCTTAGGCAGTTTGTCAACAAATTCAATCTCAGAAGGAACAGCTAAAGCTCCAAGCTCCATCCTCACGTGTCTTTTCAGTTCTTCAACGAGTTCGTCAGAACCGGTGTAGCCTTCTTTGAGTATAACGAAGGCCTTTATGGCCTCTCCTTTTACTGGGTCGGGCTTACCGATTACGGCTGCCTCTGCAACTGCCGGGTGGGAAACTAAAGCCGATTCAACTTCCATCGTTCCTATTCTGTGACCAGATACGTTAATAACGTCGTCAGCTCTACCGAGTATCATGATGTAGCCGTCCTTATCCCTCACGGCAACGTCGCCAGCCATGTAGCAGTTAGGAATTGTGTTCCAGTACTGCTCGTAGCGCTCAGGGTTCCTCCATATTGTCCTCATCATTGACGGCCATGGGAACTTGACAACGAGGAATCCACCCTTTTCGTCCTCAACGGGGTTACCCTCTTTATCAACAACTTCGGCTATTACGCCGGGAACAGGTTTTCCTGCTTTACCGGGCTTCATCGGGAGGCCGTCTATCGTTGTAATCATTACTGCGCCGGTTTCGGTCTGCCACCATGTATCAACGATTGGGCATCTCTCCTTTCCAATGACCTTGTAGTACCAGAGCCATGCTTCAGGGTTGATTGGTTCACCAACAGAGCCAAGGAGCCTTAAGGATGAAAGGTCGTACTTGTTTGGCCACTCTTCACCTGCCCTCATGAACATCCTTATTGCTGTTGGAGCTGTGTAGAAGATGTTGACGCCGTATTTTTCAATAATTCTCCACCATCTGCCGAAATCTGGGTAGTTGGGAGCTCCTTCAACTATTACCTGCGTTGCACCGGCAACGAGCGGTCCGTAGACGATGTAGCTGTGTCCCGTAATCCATCCCGGGTCTGCCGTACACCAGTAGATGTCGTCTTCTTTCAAGTCAAAGACAGTTTTTACGGAGTAGTAGGTTCCCACCATGTAACCGCCGGTTGTGTGGAGGACGCCCTTGGGCTTACCGGTTGAACCGGAAGTGTAGAGGATGAAGAGGGGGTCTTCTGCGTCCATGACTTCGGGCTCACAGTAGTCGGGCTGTCCCTTCATGAACTCGTAGAAGTCAACCTCTTTTTCGCCTATAAGGTCAACCTTTGGCTCAAGGCGTCTTAAGACTATGACCTGTTCAACGAAGGACAGGTCAACGATTGCCTCGTCAACGATTCTCTTTAGTGGGATAGCTCTTCCTCTTCTTATCGTTACGTCTGCAGTGATTACTATTTTTGCCTCTGCGTCCTCTATTCTGTGGCGGAGTGCTGGAACGCTGAATCCTGCGTAAACTACGGAGTGAATTGCGCCAATTCTTGCACAGGCGAGCATTGCGACAATCTGTTCAACAACCAAAGGCATGTAGATGATTACCCTGTCTCCCTTCTTAACACCTGCGGCTCTTAGGGCGTTTGCGAATTTATTTACGAGCTTGTAGAGCTCTCCGAAGGTTACAACTCTTTCGTTTCCGAGCTCATCCTCCCAGAAAAAGGCCACCTTATTGCGCTTTCCTCCTTTCACGTGCCTGTCAAGGGCGTTTACCGTAATGTTGGTCTTACCGCCTACGAACCACTTGGCGTAGGGGTAGTTCCACTCAAGAACCTTCTCCCACTTTTCGTACCAGAAAAGCTCCTCTGCCACGCTTGCCCAGAAAGCTTCTGGGTCCTCTTTGAACCTCCTGTACTCCGCCTCGTAGTCCTTCACGTTTGCCCGCTTTACGAACTCCTCCGGTGGGTTGATGATTACGCCTTCCTTTAGCAGGTGGTCAAGTCTCTCTTCTGCCATGTTTGCCCTCCTTTTATTTGGTTTTAAAAGTTGATTGCTCTCTTCCAGTTAATGTCCGACTTCAAAAAGTAGAGAAATACAAAAGCAGAAAGGAGGCAGTCGCACAGGGCGTTGTGCCTCTTCTCCACTTCAATTCCAAGTTCCTGTGCTATCTCATCAAGGCTTTTCTCTTCCTGAACCTGATTTAGCAAGTACCTTCTTTTGAGGTCCAGCTTGTAGAGGTGTCTTATGTCTATAAAGGGGTTGAGTACCTCAAATCCAAAGAGCCTTTTTGTGTACTTTGAGAGCATAGCTATGTCAAAGGCCACGAAGTACCCGATAAGCACCGTTCCCTTGATGTACTCAAGGAATTGCGGTAATACTTCCTCTGCTTTTGGAGCTCCTGAAAGTTCCTCTTCCCTGATTCCGTGGATAAGGACGCTTTCCCTTGCCGGCTCTTTTTGCGGTCTGAGAAGGGTGTAAAAGGTAGTAGAGAAATCTACTTTGAAGTTAACAACTTTCACGGCGCCAATGGAAATGATTTCGTCCTTCTTAACGTCAAGTCCCGTTGTTTCTAAATCAAAGGAGCAGAAGACAGCTTTCTCTAAGTCAACCTCTCTGAAAAACCTCCTAAAGTACGGGTTGTTTCTGTACATGAGTTTCTTTACCCTTCTCAGAATACCCATTACACCCTCAGCCTGAAGTGGACTCCCAACATTTCTTGAAACTTTGAAATGACCTTGAAAGCGTCCTTGAGCAGGTCCCTTTCAAACTTTGTTAGCTTTTGGGGATTTACGTAATTATCAGGAGTTCTTCCTCTTTTGATTTTATCCAGTTGGCTTTTAAGCCTTAGTGTTTGAAGGAACTTGAAAGCTTCAATAAGTTCGCTGCAGAAATCTTTGCCTATGCTATCCTTTAGAAGTTCTATCCTCCTTACTGTGTTGGTTTCCTTTAATCCCTTTTCAAGGCTTAGGATTCTTGCGCCCTGTGTAATTGGGAAAATACCGCCTCTTTTAAGGTCAAGTTCTCCTTTGTGTTCTCCACTTTTTTCAAGAACAAACCTATGAAATATATTTATTGGAGGTTCAGTTTCAAGGACTTTCTGAGCCATTGCGACAAGGAAGTTCCTGTAGTTCTTAGCTAACCTGTTTAAAAAGTCCCTCAGCTCTTCGGAGAGTTTCCCGTTTCCGTAAACTGCCCTAAAGTCTAAGAAGATACTTGCTTTCAGGATATTTCCAGCATTTGGCCTTGAGAACCACTCCTCAAGCGTATACTTCCACTCATCAAGGGACTTTACCCACTCAGGGTTTGAGACCATGACCTTTCCGGGGCATTCCGGGAAACCTATCTCTAACAGGATTTCGGTTATTGCTTCCCCAAGCTTCAGGAAGTATTCCCTTCCTTTCGTTTCCCTGTAAACGATGGCATTGTCAATGTCCGTTTTTATCGTCTGTTCTCTCCTTCCTTCACTTCCCAGTGCTAAGAAGTCAAACTCCCCTTCAGGTTCTCCTACCTTCTCAATGGCAAGGTCTACTGCTTTCCGGATAAACTTATCGTTTATCTCGCTTATGTAGCGCTGGAGGATTACTATGTCCTTTCCGCTTTTAAAGAGCGCCTCTATTGCTTCCTCTACTGAAATGAACAGCCTCTTGAGGTTCTTTACATCCCTTTCGGCTTCAATTTCCCTTGCTAAGAAGACAAAGTTTTTGGTCTGCTGGATGAAAATGGTTCTATCTTCTAAGATGCCAATTATCTTTCCGTTTTCAACGACCGGAAGTCGCTTTACTCCGCTGTTTACCATTTTTACTATAGCTTCAAAGACGAAGTCGTTGCTTTCTACCGTCATAACTGGGTATGTTGCTATCTCTTCTGCCTTCACGCTTAAAGGACTAAGTCCTTTTGCAACTACTTTAGTCTTAAGGTCCATGTCGGTGATAATTCCCGTTTCTTTTCCTTTGACTAAGCAGCAGGACGTCCCAGCTTCAACCATCTTTTCTGCTACGCTTTTTACGTTTTCTTCCCTTTCGCAGAAAATAGCTGGACTTAACTTCATTTCTTTTACCGGCAGGAGGGAAACGGTATCTTCCGCACCGGGTAGTATTTTCCTGTAGCCCTCACTGAGCCTTTCAATAGTAGTTTTCGTAAAGAACTCCCTGAATTCTGGGTAACTTTTCAGCACTTCTTTAAAGGCTTTTCTGGAAATCATGTAAAGTATGGAGTTTTCAGCAGCTTTTACGGTGAACCGGGACGGTTCTTCAAATATGATTTCTGTATCTCCAAAGAAGTCTCCTTTTTCAAGGACGTCAACGACCTTGTCACCCTTTTTCACGGTACAGCTTCCCTTCACTATGATGTACAGGTAGTCAACCTGTTCACCTTCTTTGAGTATCTCCGTGTCCCTCTTTACGTAGTCTGCAAGAGTGTTCTTTGCTAAGAAGTTAATTTCCTTTTCCGGCAGTTCCTTGAAGGGTTCTATTGTTTTCAGCAGTTTTACCGGTTCAAGCATTCCGCTTCTCCGTTAAAGAGGAGGGGGAGGACGGGCCTCCCCTGAGAATTATTCTGCACCGATACCCAAGTACTTTCTCACCTTCATTTCTTCAAACTTCTCTTCAGCTTCTGGCTCCTGTGTAAGGAGTGAGACGATGATTCCAACAATAAAGGCCGCTGTCATTGAGATAATTGCAGGGTTCTTGTAGGGGAAGATGGGGGCGGGGTTCCCGAGGATGTCTACCCATACCGTTTTGCTCAGGATGATGAGGATGACGGAGAGGACAAGTCCTGTAATCATGCTTGCAACAGCTCCAGCTGTTGTAAACCTCTTCCAAGAAATGGACATGATGAGCGCTGGGAAGTTCGTGCTTGCGGCTATAGCAAACGCCAGTCCAACAACGAAGGCGATGTTTTGGTCCTTAAACGCAATTCCTAAGATGATGGCGATGATTCCTAAAAGCAGGACAGCAACTCTCGTAATCTTTATTTCCTGCTCTTCAGAGGACTCTCCTTTTCTTATGGCGCCAACGTAAAGGTCGTGGGACAGGGCACTTGCTCCGGCAAGCGTTAGGCCTGCAACAACTGCCAAGATTGTTGCAAAAGCAACAGCAGCAATGAATCCAAGGAATGCGTCTCCTCCGAGAGCTTTAGCAAGGAGTGGCGCAGCCATATTTCCGCCTTTACCGATGGAAACTATCTTGTCAAGACCAACGAGGACAACAGCTCCAAAACCTATAACGAAGGTCAGAATGTAGAAGTACCCGATGAATCCGGTAGCGAAGAAGACAGACTTTCTGGCTTCTTTTGCATCTGGAACGGTGTAGAACCTCATCAGTATGTGTGGAAGTCCCGCAGTTCCAAACATGAGGGCAAGACCGAGGGAAATAGCGTCAATTGGGTTGCTTACGAGTCCTCCCGGCTGGAGCCACTTCTGACCGGCTGTCTCTTTTACAGCTTTAAACAGGGCTTCGGGGCTAAAGCCAAAGAGGGAGAGGGTCCAGATGGTCATTATCGTTGCTCCGGAAAGGAGAAGGACAGCTTTAATTATCTGTACCCAAGTTGTGGCAAGCATTCCACCGAAGAGGACGTAGATAATCATTAGCGTTCCAATAATGATGACGGCAACATCGTAGGGTATTCCGAATACGAGCTGTACCAGCTTTCCAGAACCTACCATCTGGGCAATCAGGTATAGGATAACGACAGCAATTGAGCCGAGAGCTGCAAGTATCTTTATTGGCCTGAGTTTTAGCCTGTAAGCAACGACGTCTGCAAAGGTGTACTTACCGAGGTTCCTTAGGGGTTCGGCCAGCAGGAACATGATTATTGGCCAGCCGACCAAGAAACCGATTGAGTAAATAAGACCGTCGTAACCTTTAGTTGCGACCATACCGGCAATTCCCAAGAAGGAAGCTGCACTCATGTAGTCACCGGCAATGGCAAGTCCGTTCTGAAAACCGGATATGCTCCTACCTGCAGCGTAGAACTCAGTTGCTGTCTTTGATTTCCTTGCAGCCCAGTAGGTAATTCCCAGAGTTATGGCTATAAACAGGAGGAAGAACCCTATTGCCACTGGGTGCATTCCAACGATGGCTTCTCCTGCAAAGGCGGGAGTGGAAAGCCCTACCA
The sequence above is a segment of the Phorcysia thermohydrogeniphila genome. Coding sequences within it:
- the acs gene encoding acetate--CoA ligase → MAEERLDHLLKEGVIINPPEEFVKRANVKDYEAEYRRFKEDPEAFWASVAEELFWYEKWEKVLEWNYPYAKWFVGGKTNITVNALDRHVKGGKRNKVAFFWEDELGNERVVTFGELYKLVNKFANALRAAGVKKGDRVIIYMPLVVEQIVAMLACARIGAIHSVVYAGFSVPALRHRIEDAEAKIVITADVTIRRGRAIPLKRIVDEAIVDLSFVEQVIVLRRLEPKVDLIGEKEVDFYEFMKGQPDYCEPEVMDAEDPLFILYTSGSTGKPKGVLHTTGGYMVGTYYSVKTVFDLKEDDIYWCTADPGWITGHSYIVYGPLVAGATQVIVEGAPNYPDFGRWWRIIEKYGVNIFYTAPTAIRMFMRAGEEWPNKYDLSSLRLLGSVGEPINPEAWLWYYKVIGKERCPIVDTWWQTETGAVMITTIDGLPMKPGKAGKPVPGVIAEVVDKEGNPVEDEKGGFLVVKFPWPSMMRTIWRNPERYEQYWNTIPNCYMAGDVAVRDKDGYIMILGRADDVINVSGHRIGTMEVESALVSHPAVAEAAVIGKPDPVKGEAIKAFVILKEGYTGSDELVEELKRHVRMELGALAVPSEIEFVDKLPKTRSGKIMRRVLKAKELGMDPGDLSTLED
- a CDS encoding exonuclease domain-containing protein produces the protein MGILRRVKKLMYRNNPYFRRFFREVDLEKAVFCSFDLETTGLDVKKDEIISIGAVKVVNFKVDFSTTFYTLLRPQKEPARESVLIHGIREEELSGAPKAEEVLPQFLEYIKGTVLIGYFVAFDIAMLSKYTKRLFGFEVLNPFIDIRHLYKLDLKRRYLLNQVQEEKSLDEIAQELGIEVEKRHNALCDCLLSAFVFLYFLKSDINWKRAINF
- a CDS encoding putative nucleotidyltransferase substrate binding domain-containing protein, producing MLEPVKLLKTIEPFKELPEKEINFLAKNTLADYVKRDTEILKEGEQVDYLYIIVKGSCTVKKGDKVVDVLEKGDFFGDTEIIFEEPSRFTVKAAENSILYMISRKAFKEVLKSYPEFREFFTKTTIERLSEGYRKILPGAEDTVSLLPVKEMKLSPAIFCEREENVKSVAEKMVEAGTSCCLVKGKETGIITDMDLKTKVVAKGLSPLSVKAEEIATYPVMTVESNDFVFEAIVKMVNSGVKRLPVVENGKIIGILEDRTIFIQQTKNFVFLAREIEAERDVKNLKRLFISVEEAIEALFKSGKDIVILQRYISEINDKFIRKAVDLAIEKVGEPEGEFDFLALGSEGRREQTIKTDIDNAIVYRETKGREYFLKLGEAITEILLEIGFPECPGKVMVSNPEWVKSLDEWKYTLEEWFSRPNAGNILKASIFLDFRAVYGNGKLSEELRDFLNRLAKNYRNFLVAMAQKVLETEPPINIFHRFVLEKSGEHKGELDLKRGGIFPITQGARILSLEKGLKETNTVRRIELLKDSIGKDFCSELIEAFKFLQTLRLKSQLDKIKRGRTPDNYVNPQKLTKFERDLLKDAFKVISKFQEMLGVHFRLRV
- the actP gene encoding cation/acetate symporter ActP is translated as MHPVAIGFFLLFIAITLGITYWAARKSKTATEFYAAGRSISGFQNGLAIAGDYMSAASFLGIAGMVATKGYDGLIYSIGFLVGWPIIMFLLAEPLRNLGKYTFADVVAYRLKLRPIKILAALGSIAVVILYLIAQMVGSGKLVQLVFGIPYDVAVIIIGTLMIIYVLFGGMLATTWVQIIKAVLLLSGATIMTIWTLSLFGFSPEALFKAVKETAGQKWLQPGGLVSNPIDAISLGLALMFGTAGLPHILMRFYTVPDAKEARKSVFFATGFIGYFYILTFVIGFGAVVLVGLDKIVSIGKGGNMAAPLLAKALGGDAFLGFIAAVAFATILAVVAGLTLAGASALSHDLYVGAIRKGESSEEQEIKITRVAVLLLGIIAIILGIAFKDQNIAFVVGLAFAIAASTNFPALIMSISWKRFTTAGAVASMITGLVLSVILIILSKTVWVDILGNPAPIFPYKNPAIISMTAAFIVGIIVSLLTQEPEAEEKFEEMKVRKYLGIGAE